From Neodiprion pinetum isolate iyNeoPine1 chromosome 7, iyNeoPine1.2, whole genome shotgun sequence, a single genomic window includes:
- the LOC124223030 gene encoding omega-conotoxin-like protein 1 produces MSKLLFFVCIVMLVGTVISATTSYGNTRYSSSMTVPRSTQGTACGRHGDSCVGRNAKQCCSGTSCHPYAGRCQARITEADLAEARFKILGTREKAQ; encoded by the exons ATGTCGAAGCTTCTGTTTTTCGTATGCATCGTTATGCTGGTCGGAACCGTAATCTCGGCGACCACGAGTTACGGAAATACGAGGTACTCAAGCTCCATGACCGTACCTAGATCCACGCAAGGAACAGCATGCGGCCGTCACGGCGACTCT tGCGTCGGCAGAAACGCCAAGCAGTGCTGCAGCGGTACAAGTTGCCATCCATACGCGGGGAGATGCCAAGCAAGAATAACCGAAGCAGATCTGGCCGAAGCCAGATTCAAGATACTTGGAACCAGAGAGAAGGCCCAATAA